A window from Apostichopus japonicus isolate 1M-3 chromosome 2, ASM3797524v1, whole genome shotgun sequence encodes these proteins:
- the LOC139979436 gene encoding vesicular GABA transporter-like — MDRRNSKEDLIPLLPNDQDRDKNSNKLEEKDHNDRGNQHEELSSNWQAGWNIINGQQGASLLGAPFAVGVGGFWSLIPLTLIALIGNYSSKILIQCLFEDEQEDEREEQDGKQNGGGLQLDREEICGRVRRPRKVRHSYMEVANDCFRGCGIFVRLAVLLSAFSVATLHLQTMGAIIIDMTDEFLALSREAVLLMCVVVSLGFVLSSNLTQLSFLSLLALICLILLTVGIDIVSAINYNDWYVEFLTKFSIYKIVYATSIIVFNFSAQFFIIDVHNSIADQTSFDSVVNVSSILAFFLFFAVSLPACLSFGPTIQEFVILSIPPGIFRTITCTAFLLKSYFSFPLAIFICELYFPRCPFPLPESFSHFLDEFSNIFTCLRRVMLMLISCVVAICIPSYAFILYAIGGTIMAFTEIIFPPLFHILLKKLTVTQKIADILIIVYGVGIAISTIIFVIQIIITGKQ; from the exons ATGGATCGCAGGAATTCGAAGGAAGACTTGATCCCATTACTACCCAATGATCAAGACCGCGATAAGAACAGCAACAAGTTAGAAGAGAAAG aTCATAATGACAGGGGAAACCAACACGAAGAATTAAGTAGTAACTGGCAAGCTGGATGGAACATTATCAACGGACAGCAAGGGGCATCCCTTTTAGGGGCACCATTTGCAGTAGGTGTTGGGGGTTTCTGGTCATTAATCCCTTTAACACTGATAGCTCTAATCGGGAACTACTCATCAAAG ATTCTGATACAATGTCTCTTTGAAGACGAACAAGAAGATGAAAGAGAAGAGCAAGACGGTAAACAAAATGGAGGAGGACTGCAGTTAGATAGAGAAGAAATTTGTGGCCGTGTTCGTCGTCCACGAAAGGTACGGCATTCATACATGGAGGTCGCAAACGACTGTTTTCGTGGATGTGGTATATTCGTTCGCCTCGCCGTCCTCTTATCAGCTTTCTCAGTTGCCACGTTACATCTGCAAACAATGGGCGCCATCATCATCGATATGACAGACGAGTTCCTCGCGCTTTCAAGGGAGGCCGTTTTACTTATGTGTGTTGTTGTTAGTTTGGGCTTTGTCCTCTCTTCTAATTTGACACAATTATCATTTCTGAGTCTGTTAGCTTTAATCTGTTTGATACTATTAACCGTGGGTATTGATATAGTTTCAGCCATCAATTACAATGACTGGTACGTTGAATTTCTAACGAAATTCAGCATTTACAAGATAGTCTACGCTACTAGCATAATAGTGTTTAACTTCAGCGCTCAATTTTTCATCATTGATGTTCATAATTCTATAGCAGATCAAACATCGTTTGATTCGGTAGTTAACGTGTCATCTATATTGGCATTCTTTCTCTTCTTTGCGGTTTCCCTGCCAGCTTGCCTATCTTTCGGACCTACCATTCAAGAGTTTGTAATATTATCAATTCCTCCTGGAATTTTTAGGACAATCACGTGTACTGCATTTTTACTGAAatcttatttttcatttccattaGCGATTTTCATATGTGAGCTCTATTTTCCGAGATGTCCTTTCCCATTACCAGAATCTTTCAGTCATTTCCTGGACGAGTTTAGTAACATCTTTACCTGCTTAAGGCGagtaatgttaatgttaatctcTTGCGTGGTCGCCATTTGTATACCGTCTTATGCTTTCATACTGTATGCTATAGGCGGAACTATCATGGCGTTCACAGAAATTATCTTTCCTCCTTTATTCCACATCCTCCTGAAAAAGCTGACAGTGACTCAAAAAATCGCAGACATTCTTATAATTGTGTACGGTGTCGGTATTGCAATATCTACCATTATCTTTGTTATACAAATAATTATAACaggaaaacagtaa